A window of Chloracidobacterium sp. N contains these coding sequences:
- a CDS encoding protein kinase domain-containing protein, with protein sequence MKECPKCKHCFEDDLAVCPHDGATLTQSLRGSQLLDNKYHLEKCLGRGGMGAVYRARHIHLGRTVAVKTLLQEYASTDATAVNRFQREARAANAIEHPNVVRALDFGITPDGTRYIVMEYVEGRPLNEIIAREAPMPPKRILEIFRQAIAGIAAAHDLKLVHRDLKPANIMVHEPAGGNNLEDLGLILTDEPAPITKASEMTVKVLDFGLAKILNDEILGDDHADLKTGIMGTPFYMSPEQCSSKPVDARSDIYSLGVILYQMLTKDVPFRGDSFAAIVSGHLTQAPPSIRARNPAVSPELEAVILRALSKNPANRQASARELLAELEAAIAPKPSVDSSASLQASPRLLITTFPGNCTIEVDGDFRGKTDAQGRFELRLPPGEYRIRFTSPGWNDLARTVVMGNSDQSLEIRLTHKTTVMATAPAVGVPLPASPATGSFAPPTGSPLAHTGKLRTSTGSLPPPPAPTSLPVTLGATPTSGINIALDTILTIVGVLAGLAAFAVFPSDPLSLRWDKTLMPGTSWWTNSAGVASVIVVPTCLLLADYVYPYRPVPFLVMVFNIFRVAFLVVVVGGTIVAALGALANHWEMPTMAWFSIRGLSIAALAFLYSRIAARRRAVIA encoded by the coding sequence ATGAAAGAGTGTCCCAAGTGCAAACACTGCTTCGAGGATGACCTTGCGGTTTGCCCCCACGATGGCGCAACCCTCACCCAGTCCCTGCGGGGGAGCCAACTTCTCGACAACAAGTACCACTTGGAGAAGTGCCTTGGACGTGGGGGGATGGGGGCGGTCTATCGCGCCCGACACATCCACTTGGGGCGCACAGTGGCCGTCAAAACGTTGCTTCAGGAGTACGCCTCCACCGATGCCACGGCCGTCAACCGGTTTCAACGTGAAGCCCGGGCTGCCAACGCCATCGAACACCCCAATGTCGTGCGCGCCCTGGACTTTGGCATCACCCCCGACGGCACGCGCTACATCGTGATGGAGTACGTCGAGGGACGGCCGCTCAATGAAATCATTGCGCGCGAAGCGCCGATGCCGCCAAAGCGCATTCTCGAAATTTTCAGGCAGGCGATTGCAGGCATTGCGGCCGCTCACGATTTGAAGCTGGTTCACCGTGATCTCAAGCCGGCCAACATCATGGTTCACGAGCCGGCCGGGGGGAACAACCTGGAGGATTTGGGCCTGATTTTGACCGATGAGCCGGCCCCCATCACCAAAGCCTCCGAAATGACCGTCAAGGTTCTCGACTTCGGGCTGGCCAAAATCCTCAATGATGAAATTCTGGGGGATGACCATGCTGACCTGAAAACCGGCATCATGGGAACGCCGTTTTACATGTCACCGGAGCAGTGCTCTTCCAAGCCGGTGGATGCCCGCTCAGACATCTACAGTCTGGGGGTGATTCTCTACCAGATGCTGACCAAGGACGTTCCTTTTCGGGGGGACTCCTTTGCCGCCATCGTCTCCGGGCACCTGACGCAGGCGCCGCCAAGCATCCGGGCGCGTAATCCAGCCGTCTCCCCGGAACTGGAAGCCGTCATTCTGCGCGCCCTGTCCAAAAACCCGGCCAACCGCCAGGCGAGTGCCCGCGAACTTCTGGCCGAACTCGAAGCCGCCATTGCGCCCAAACCATCGGTTGACTCGTCGGCATCGCTTCAGGCTTCCCCACGGCTGCTCATCACCACCTTTCCGGGCAACTGCACGATTGAAGTGGACGGCGATTTTCGCGGCAAAACGGATGCCCAGGGGCGGTTCGAGCTGCGCCTGCCGCCGGGAGAATACCGCATCCGGTTTACCTCGCCGGGCTGGAACGATCTGGCGCGGACGGTCGTCATGGGCAACAGTGACCAGAGCCTGGAAATTCGTCTGACCCACAAAACGACGGTCATGGCGACGGCTCCGGCGGTGGGCGTGCCTCTGCCGGCCAGTCCGGCCACGGGCAGCTTTGCCCCACCGACCGGATCACCCCTTGCTCACACCGGCAAGTTGCGGACTTCCACCGGGTCACTGCCGCCGCCACCTGCACCGACTTCACTTCCGGTCACACTTGGCGCGACGCCCACCTCCGGGATCAACATCGCGCTGGACACCATCCTGACCATCGTGGGTGTCCTGGCCGGACTGGCCGCTTTTGCGGTCTTCCCTTCCGATCCCCTTTCCCTTCGCTGGGACAAGACCCTGATGCCTGGAACCTCCTGGTGGACCAACAGCGCGGGTGTGGCATCCGTCATCGTCGTGCCAACCTGTCTGCTGCTGGCCGACTATGTTTATCCCTACCGACCAGTCCCCTTCCTGGTGATGGTCTTCAACATCTTCCGGGTGGCCTTTCTGGTCGTCGTGGTGGGGGGAACCATCGTGGCGGCACTCGGTGCGCTGGCCAATCACTGGGAGATGCCCACGATGGCCTGGTTCAGCATCCGTGGCTTGTCCATTGCGGCGCTGGCCTTCCTTTACAGCCGCATCGCTGCCCGGCGGCGTGCAGTCATCGCCTAA
- a CDS encoding GGDEF domain-containing protein: MRGDYLGSSFRIECAVTRIGRGSDAELRLENDDEASRLHARIERLETPTGHSQYWLTDLRSTNGTQLNGIPLVPGEAVLLHDGDKFSIGRHILKFTFLDDIDEEFHRRITELITHDDLTGLLTRKSFILEMEREMARSNRYGHPFGLLMMDIDYFKRVNDTYGHLVGSQVLREVAAVIRETLRDSDIAGRYGGEEYIALLPETDRLRAHEAAERIRQAIERTPFTASIKAPHHKLGLTISIGVASYPGDATQINDLIHRADEAMYEAKRRGRNLVQTIGQSAASRATPPSLPSPAPPPPSGDDQPTEHLTLEQPQPVKP, translated from the coding sequence ATGCGTGGGGATTACCTTGGGAGTTCGTTCCGCATCGAGTGCGCCGTGACCCGCATTGGGCGTGGCTCGGATGCCGAGCTCCGCCTTGAAAATGACGATGAGGCGTCACGGCTGCACGCCCGGATCGAGCGTCTGGAAACCCCGACCGGACACTCCCAATACTGGCTGACCGATCTGCGCAGCACCAACGGCACCCAGCTCAACGGCATTCCGCTCGTGCCCGGTGAAGCCGTCCTGCTGCATGACGGAGACAAATTCTCTATCGGTCGCCATATTCTCAAGTTCACCTTTCTGGACGACATTGACGAGGAATTCCACCGCCGTATTACGGAACTCATCACGCACGACGATCTGACTGGCTTGCTGACCCGCAAGAGTTTCATCCTGGAGATGGAGCGCGAAATGGCCCGCTCCAACCGCTACGGGCATCCCTTTGGGCTGCTGATGATGGATATTGACTACTTCAAGCGGGTCAACGACACCTATGGGCATCTCGTCGGCAGTCAGGTTCTCCGCGAAGTCGCTGCGGTCATCCGGGAAACCCTGCGGGATTCTGACATTGCCGGACGCTATGGCGGAGAAGAATACATCGCCCTGCTGCCTGAAACCGACCGGCTGCGGGCGCACGAGGCAGCCGAGCGGATTCGGCAGGCCATTGAACGAACCCCGTTTACGGCCTCGATCAAGGCTCCGCACCACAAACTCGGTCTCACCATCAGCATTGGGGTTGCGAGCTACCCCGGTGACGCCACGCAGATCAATGATCTGATCCATCGGGCGGATGAAGCGATGTATGAAGCCAAGCGCCGTGGACGGAACCTGGTGCAGACAATCGGGCAATCTGCGGCCAGCCGCGCTACACCGCCATCCCTGCCGTCACCGGCACCCCCGCCGCCATCCGGTGATGACCAGCCCACGGAGCATCTCACCCTGGAACAGCCCCAGCCGGTCAAGCCCTAG
- a CDS encoding Tfp pilus assembly protein FimT/FimU, producing MERNGRRLGRQGVCRQERGYSLIEIIVVAALIGILAAISGIFVISYRKAVAADSAGSDLAAAIRETRATAMGQRNTYQMILFRRPGENSDGYVVIRYVNDARNVTADATTYTTTATVVSRNSLPPDYRFQRFTESGTGVLTPPATVLNLPELTFTNNTFAFLTSLGVDIGMSGESAILTFKSDGSIINTPPNADPTSNLNNVPFNGVIFLSSDIGPASTRSTQARAITIFGLTGRVLMWKNAGGNAPGQGIWVSGNRQAAD from the coding sequence ATGGAACGCAACGGTCGTCGGCTTGGTCGCCAAGGGGTTTGTCGTCAGGAACGCGGTTATTCGCTCATCGAGATTATCGTCGTTGCCGCGCTGATCGGGATTCTGGCCGCCATTTCCGGCATTTTCGTCATCTCCTACCGCAAGGCGGTCGCGGCGGACTCGGCCGGAAGCGACCTTGCCGCAGCGATTCGGGAAACCCGCGCCACCGCTATGGGGCAGCGCAACACCTATCAGATGATTCTCTTCCGTCGGCCGGGTGAAAACTCGGATGGGTATGTCGTCATCCGCTACGTCAACGACGCCCGCAATGTCACGGCTGATGCCACCACCTACACCACGACGGCGACGGTGGTGAGCCGCAACAGCCTGCCGCCGGACTACCGTTTCCAGCGTTTTACAGAAAGCGGGACGGGTGTGCTGACCCCGCCGGCCACAGTCCTGAATCTGCCTGAGCTGACCTTCACCAACAACACCTTTGCCTTTCTCACCAGTCTCGGCGTGGACATCGGCATGAGTGGTGAAAGCGCCATTCTGACCTTCAAAAGCGATGGCTCCATCATCAACACGCCCCCTAATGCCGACCCGACCTCAAATCTCAACAATGTCCCGTTCAACGGCGTCATTTTCCTGAGCAGCGACATCGGCCCGGCCAGCACCCGCAGCACCCAGGCCCGCGCCATCACCATTTTTGGACTGACGGGGCGGGTGCTGATGTGGAAGAACGCCGGCGGCAACGCCCCGGGGCAGGGTATCTGGGTGAGCGGCAACCGCCAGGCAGCAGATTGA
- a CDS encoding acyl-CoA dehydrogenase family protein, with translation MPKEDFLNIDSLLSPEELQIRDVARQFVRERVLPIIEDCYEQGVYPQELIKPMGELGFYGCTLPEEYGCAGLNSIAYGLITQELERGDSGIRSFASVQSSLVMYPIYTYGTEEQKRKWLPALAKGEKIGCFGLTEPDYGSNPSDMVTRAERTKYGWKLNGAKMWITNGSIADVAVVWAKTGADARSIRGFLVEKGTRGFSAPEIRKKHSLRASITSELIFQDCEIPEENLLPNVEGLRGPLSCLNQARYGIAWGAVGSALATYTTALDYSLSRIQFGRPIAAFQLTQRKLADMITEISKAQLLAYHVGKLKDAGKVTPAQISMAKRNNVAMALDVAREARTILGANGISAEYPVMRHMNNLESVLTYEGTHDIHTLIIGAEVTGIQAFK, from the coding sequence ATGCCAAAAGAGGATTTTTTGAACATTGACAGCCTGCTCTCCCCCGAAGAACTGCAAATCCGGGATGTGGCCCGGCAGTTCGTTCGCGAGCGGGTCCTGCCCATCATCGAGGACTGCTACGAACAGGGCGTCTATCCGCAGGAACTCATCAAGCCCATGGGAGAACTGGGCTTTTATGGCTGCACGTTGCCGGAAGAATATGGCTGCGCGGGCCTCAACAGCATTGCCTACGGCCTCATCACGCAGGAACTGGAGCGGGGTGACTCCGGTATCCGCAGCTTTGCTTCCGTACAAAGCTCGCTGGTGATGTATCCGATTTACACCTACGGTACGGAGGAGCAGAAGCGGAAATGGCTGCCGGCGCTGGCCAAGGGCGAGAAAATCGGCTGTTTCGGTTTGACGGAACCGGACTACGGCTCGAATCCCAGCGACATGGTCACGCGCGCGGAGCGCACCAAATACGGCTGGAAGCTCAACGGGGCCAAGATGTGGATTACCAACGGCTCCATTGCCGACGTCGCCGTGGTATGGGCCAAGACCGGCGCGGATGCCCGCAGCATCCGGGGCTTTCTGGTCGAGAAGGGAACGCGGGGTTTCAGCGCGCCGGAAATCAGGAAGAAGCACTCCCTGCGGGCCTCCATCACTTCCGAGCTGATTTTCCAGGACTGCGAAATCCCGGAGGAAAACCTGCTGCCCAATGTGGAAGGGCTGCGGGGGCCGCTGTCGTGTCTCAATCAGGCGCGCTATGGCATCGCCTGGGGCGCGGTGGGGTCGGCGCTGGCCACCTACACGACGGCGCTGGACTATTCGCTGTCGCGCATCCAGTTCGGCCGTCCGATTGCGGCTTTCCAGCTTACGCAGCGGAAGCTGGCCGACATGATCACCGAAATTTCCAAAGCCCAGCTTTTGGCCTATCACGTCGGCAAACTCAAGGATGCCGGCAAGGTGACGCCGGCGCAGATTTCCATGGCCAAGCGCAACAACGTCGCCATGGCGCTCGATGTGGCGCGCGAAGCCCGCACCATCCTGGGGGCCAATGGCATCAGTGCCGAATATCCGGTCATGCGCCACATGAACAACCTGGAATCTGTCCTGACCTACGAGGGAACGCACGACATCCACACACTGATCATCGGCGCCGAAGTGACCGGCATCCAGGCTTTCAAGTAA
- a CDS encoding S41 family peptidase, translated as MFFHRHFARLALLLMVVSAVFGGLLMRWTASGWGGRLGPPEQQQRAELERSIREAQEVVVENYVAETPPDQLTKAAIQGMLRVLDPHSNFFDSKEFQEMRTEQHSRFYGIGVSIARRHDRVYILATIENTPAARAGLRAGDAIIKVDDEPATDWTTRQVLEKVRGERGEPVSITVERLGVPKPLTFSIVRDAVPLPSIRTAFIARPGIGYIALSGGFNTTTEDELRRAMNELTAQGMQSLLLDLRGNPGGLLPQAVSVADMFLRRDQKIVAVRGRQGYSGEEAREYRAKNTAPFEKPVVVLIDRNSASASEIVSGALQDHDRALIVGEPSFGKGLVQRVFELSFGAGLTLTTAKYYTPSGRCIQRSYTSGLLYAYYAHQSPEETPTGEAVATDAGRTVYGGGGITPDIIVKPQTFSAVQSRLSDATFAFARHLAAGLVPELVNYRIERTDYRHQLRDSDFPITDKVVAAFREFLKTDAGFATLESAVTPNLDFVRNQIRQHLATAAYGTEAGFRVQLMTDPQFLRAIESVPQAVELAQRAWLATGTGQRR; from the coding sequence ATGTTTTTCCATCGCCATTTCGCCCGCCTGGCCCTGCTGTTGATGGTCGTTTCCGCCGTCTTTGGGGGACTGTTGATGCGCTGGACGGCCTCCGGCTGGGGGGGCCGGCTTGGTCCGCCGGAACAGCAGCAGCGTGCTGAACTCGAGCGTTCCATCCGGGAAGCGCAGGAGGTGGTTGTGGAGAACTATGTAGCCGAAACGCCGCCGGATCAGCTCACCAAGGCCGCCATCCAGGGCATGCTCCGGGTTCTGGACCCACACTCGAACTTCTTTGACAGCAAAGAGTTCCAGGAGATGCGCACGGAGCAGCACAGCCGCTTCTACGGCATCGGGGTCTCGATTGCGCGCCGCCACGACCGCGTGTACATCCTGGCGACCATCGAAAACACGCCAGCGGCGCGCGCCGGGCTGCGGGCCGGCGATGCCATCATCAAGGTGGATGACGAACCGGCAACCGACTGGACGACCCGGCAGGTGCTTGAAAAAGTCCGTGGCGAGCGGGGCGAGCCGGTTTCCATCACCGTCGAGCGGCTGGGCGTCCCCAAACCGCTCACCTTTTCCATCGTCCGTGATGCTGTGCCGCTGCCTTCGATTCGCACGGCATTCATAGCTCGTCCCGGCATTGGCTACATTGCGCTTTCCGGCGGGTTCAACACCACAACAGAAGATGAGCTGCGGCGGGCCATGAATGAACTCACGGCGCAGGGGATGCAGTCCCTGCTGCTTGATCTGCGGGGCAATCCGGGCGGTCTGCTTCCCCAAGCGGTAAGTGTGGCGGATATGTTTCTGCGTCGGGATCAGAAAATTGTCGCTGTCCGGGGGCGCCAGGGCTACAGTGGCGAGGAAGCACGGGAATATCGGGCAAAGAATACGGCTCCGTTTGAGAAGCCAGTGGTTGTGCTCATCGATCGCAACTCGGCTTCGGCCTCTGAAATCGTTTCCGGCGCATTGCAGGACCATGACCGTGCACTTATCGTCGGCGAACCGAGTTTTGGCAAGGGACTGGTTCAGCGCGTGTTTGAGCTGTCTTTCGGAGCAGGGCTGACGCTGACCACGGCCAAGTACTACACCCCCAGCGGACGCTGCATCCAGCGTTCCTACACCAGCGGCCTGCTCTATGCCTACTATGCGCACCAGTCCCCGGAAGAGACGCCAACGGGCGAGGCCGTAGCCACGGATGCCGGGCGGACGGTCTATGGCGGCGGCGGCATCACCCCGGACATCATCGTCAAGCCACAAACCTTCTCCGCTGTGCAGTCCAGACTTTCCGACGCCACCTTTGCCTTTGCCCGGCATCTGGCGGCGGGCCTCGTGCCAGAGCTGGTGAACTACCGCATCGAGCGGACGGACTACCGCCATCAGTTGCGGGACAGCGACTTCCCCATCACCGACAAGGTGGTGGCGGCCTTTCGGGAATTTCTGAAAACCGATGCCGGGTTTGCTACGCTTGAAAGCGCCGTCACGCCCAATCTGGATTTCGTCAGGAACCAGATTCGGCAGCATCTGGCCACGGCCGCCTATGGCACGGAAGCCGGTTTTCGCGTCCAGCTTATGACGGATCCGCAGTTTCTGCGGGCAATAGAGTCCGTGCCCCAGGCCGTCGAGCTGGCCCAGCGGGCCTGGCTTGCCACCGGAACCGGACAGCGCCGTTAG
- a CDS encoding PilW family protein, which yields MTTLWMYGKSPVGQLQPQPRPGVSLHLGAMQPPCRLQGWSRLQRRSPRRAVIQAGFSLVELLVVAGILTIAMAAVMGTLSLALQTNRSNAALVEANNNVRAVVNFIKNDLDNVGELPLTSVFFATPDPNPRLGAPAVYVRSGFLASRGFPVGSGSEAPDRIGNVPPRLIAGTINTNCDILSPIQAWTAVTNGALSQGTFTSPGLIANQGYADTAGTPAATRYPNLRLYPGACDRTEFPTAYGNGSHQLITLQVNPVPVAVRVAVPDPNNPGNSIVQKQIFPVEATFSARAQLAGSDLILTPELTTPSDPTYGGAIPTGTPVNLKPARIAPNVVTNSNPFVNPNDRLLAPRLRPYVDTLLLTYTYTPPSGSPIPSGSPIPSGSPIPTVLCVLGLVTGIQGNNIVLAGNDLAGINPEWPVIIQNNVPVTITRMRLSHYFVGWDGGDSAPVLYCRQGGLLSPLAFDIENLRLNFTLVDEGAVRADDTPIQGFMFNTNDIGGPIPLPSGADPTKNPARTPLTTKTQVRLVELTVYGRTGERQRALINADAAIPDAFNRGYFHVSERTSIGLRNLAPQ from the coding sequence ATGACAACCTTGTGGATGTACGGAAAGTCACCTGTGGGACAGCTTCAGCCGCAACCGCGTCCGGGAGTCTCTCTCCACTTGGGTGCAATGCAACCTCCCTGCCGCCTGCAAGGGTGGTCACGCCTGCAACGCCGGTCACCGCGGCGGGCTGTCATCCAGGCCGGTTTTTCACTCGTCGAACTGCTTGTCGTGGCCGGCATCCTGACGATTGCCATGGCCGCCGTGATGGGCACGCTGTCGCTGGCACTTCAGACCAACCGCAGCAATGCCGCCCTGGTCGAGGCCAACAACAACGTCCGGGCGGTGGTCAACTTCATCAAAAACGACCTGGACAACGTCGGCGAACTGCCGTTGACGAGTGTGTTCTTCGCCACCCCGGACCCCAACCCCCGCTTGGGTGCTCCGGCAGTCTATGTCCGCAGCGGCTTTTTGGCGTCACGCGGCTTTCCGGTGGGTTCCGGGTCGGAAGCACCCGACCGGATTGGTAATGTGCCCCCCCGGCTGATTGCCGGGACCATCAACACGAACTGTGACATCCTGTCGCCGATTCAGGCCTGGACGGCCGTCACCAATGGTGCCCTTTCACAGGGAACGTTTACCTCCCCGGGACTCATCGCCAATCAGGGCTATGCCGACACGGCGGGGACTCCGGCCGCAACCCGGTATCCCAACCTGCGGCTTTATCCGGGAGCCTGTGACCGTACGGAATTCCCAACAGCGTACGGCAACGGCAGCCACCAGCTCATCACCCTGCAGGTCAATCCCGTGCCAGTTGCCGTGCGCGTGGCGGTGCCTGATCCGAACAACCCTGGCAACAGCATCGTTCAGAAGCAAATCTTCCCGGTTGAAGCCACTTTCTCGGCCCGCGCCCAGTTGGCTGGTTCCGACCTCATCCTAACCCCGGAGCTGACGACGCCTTCCGACCCAACCTACGGTGGCGCTATCCCGACGGGCACACCGGTCAACCTCAAACCCGCCCGGATCGCGCCCAACGTCGTGACGAACAGCAACCCTTTTGTCAACCCCAATGATCGCCTGCTGGCGCCACGGCTGCGCCCCTATGTGGACACCCTGCTGCTGACGTACACCTACACGCCCCCCAGTGGCTCACCAATTCCCAGTGGCTCACCAATTCCCAGTGGCTCACCAATTCCCACGGTGCTCTGTGTTCTTGGACTGGTGACAGGCATCCAGGGCAACAACATTGTCCTGGCGGGCAATGATCTGGCGGGTATCAATCCTGAATGGCCGGTCATCATTCAGAACAACGTCCCGGTCACGATCACGCGCATGCGGCTGTCGCACTACTTTGTTGGCTGGGATGGGGGTGACAGCGCACCCGTGTTGTACTGCCGGCAGGGGGGACTGCTGTCGCCGCTGGCCTTTGACATCGAGAATCTGCGCTTGAACTTCACCCTGGTGGATGAGGGCGCGGTGCGCGCCGACGACACCCCCATTCAGGGTTTTATGTTCAATACCAACGACATCGGTGGCCCGATTCCCCTCCCCAGCGGGGCAGACCCCACCAAGAATCCGGCTCGGACGCCCCTGACAACCAAAACCCAGGTGCGCCTGGTGGAGTTGACCGTGTACGGCCGAACCGGTGAGCGGCAACGCGCGCTCATCAACGCCGATGCAGCCATCCCGGACGCTTTCAACCGGGGCTACTTCCACGTCAGCGAGCGCACCTCAATCGGGTTACGCAACCTGGCCCCGCAGTAA
- the uvrB gene encoding excinuclease ABC subunit UvrB, producing MPFELVAPYVPCGDQPAAIETLTNNFRAGAKYQTLLGITGSGKTFTVANVIARLQRPALVMAHNKTLAAQLYQEFKGFFPHNAVEYFVSYYDYYQPEAYVPSTDTYIEKEATINDEIDRLRLAATRAAFERRDFIIVTSVSCIYGIGDPDAYFGMICFVEPGQPLRRNKLIERLVELQYDRDDEDFARGTFRVRGDTVEVHPSYTEQALRIAFWGDEVDTLELFDPLLGETLERIEHKYPIYPKSHYVTPKAIVQRAVGTIRQELDEWEAVLLAQGKTMEAQRLRQRTMYDLEMMKALGFCRGIENYSRHLTGRPPGAPPPTLFDYLPEDTLIVVDESHQTIPQVRGMYAGDRSRKQTLVDFGFRLPSALDNRPLNFAEWEQQVGQVLFVSATPGPYELACTGGEVVEQIIRPTGLLDPLITVRPVRGQIDDLLGEIRQRIARGERSLVMTLTKKMAEDLTDYYTEVGLNVRYLHSDIETLERIKIIRDLRRGDFDVLVGVNLLREGMDLPEVSLVAILDADKEGFLRSEASIIQIIGRAARHVHGQAMLYADRVTESMRRAMEITARRRQLQETYNREHGITPRTVIKPVEATLVTAHEAAYFKTPPDLSAFEAYTPENLAATLVQLETEMRAAAKALEFEKAAALRDKIKYLKSKQLLAAES from the coding sequence ATGCCGTTTGAACTCGTCGCCCCTTATGTCCCCTGTGGCGACCAGCCAGCCGCCATCGAAACGCTGACGAACAACTTTCGCGCTGGCGCCAAGTACCAGACGTTGCTGGGGATCACGGGGTCGGGCAAGACGTTTACCGTGGCCAATGTCATTGCCCGGCTCCAGCGTCCGGCGCTCGTCATGGCGCACAACAAGACGCTGGCGGCGCAGCTCTACCAGGAATTCAAGGGTTTTTTCCCCCACAACGCCGTCGAGTATTTCGTCAGCTACTACGACTACTATCAGCCGGAGGCCTACGTGCCTTCCACCGACACCTACATCGAGAAGGAAGCGACCATCAACGATGAAATTGATCGCCTGCGGCTGGCGGCCACCCGGGCGGCGTTCGAGCGCCGGGACTTCATCATCGTCACTTCGGTCTCCTGCATTTATGGGATTGGCGACCCGGATGCCTACTTCGGGATGATCTGCTTCGTCGAGCCGGGGCAGCCACTGCGGCGCAACAAGCTCATCGAGCGCCTGGTCGAGTTGCAGTATGACCGGGACGACGAAGACTTTGCACGCGGCACATTTCGCGTCCGGGGCGACACGGTGGAAGTCCATCCCAGCTATACCGAACAGGCGCTCCGCATCGCTTTCTGGGGAGACGAAGTGGATACGCTGGAGCTGTTTGACCCGCTGCTGGGCGAAACCCTGGAGCGGATTGAGCACAAGTATCCCATCTATCCCAAGTCGCACTACGTGACGCCCAAGGCGATTGTGCAGCGCGCCGTCGGGACCATCCGGCAGGAACTCGACGAGTGGGAAGCCGTTCTGCTGGCCCAGGGGAAGACCATGGAAGCCCAGCGGTTGCGCCAACGGACGATGTACGACCTGGAAATGATGAAGGCGCTGGGTTTTTGTCGCGGCATCGAGAACTACTCCCGGCATTTGACCGGGCGGCCGCCGGGTGCGCCACCGCCGACGCTGTTTGACTACCTTCCCGAAGATACGCTGATCGTCGTGGATGAAAGCCACCAGACCATCCCGCAGGTACGCGGGATGTACGCCGGCGACCGCTCGCGGAAGCAGACCCTGGTGGATTTTGGCTTCCGGCTTCCCAGTGCTTTGGACAACCGGCCGCTGAATTTTGCCGAGTGGGAACAGCAGGTGGGACAGGTGCTGTTTGTTTCGGCGACGCCCGGCCCCTACGAGCTCGCCTGCACGGGTGGGGAAGTCGTCGAACAGATCATCCGCCCGACCGGGTTGCTCGATCCCCTCATCACCGTGCGTCCGGTACGGGGGCAGATTGACGATCTGCTGGGTGAAATCCGCCAGCGAATTGCGCGTGGTGAGCGGTCACTGGTGATGACGCTCACCAAGAAAATGGCCGAAGACCTGACGGACTACTACACCGAAGTGGGCCTCAACGTCCGGTATCTCCATTCAGACATCGAGACGCTGGAACGCATCAAAATCATCCGCGATCTGCGCCGGGGGGATTTCGATGTGCTCGTCGGCGTCAACCTGCTCCGCGAGGGGATGGACCTGCCGGAAGTGTCCCTCGTGGCCATTCTCGATGCCGACAAGGAAGGTTTCCTCCGCAGTGAGGCGTCCATCATTCAGATCATCGGGCGGGCGGCGCGTCATGTCCACGGGCAGGCGATGCTCTACGCCGACCGTGTGACCGAATCCATGCGCCGCGCCATGGAGATTACCGCCCGCCGCCGGCAGCTTCAGGAAACTTACAACCGGGAGCACGGCATCACGCCGCGTACGGTCATCAAGCCGGTCGAGGCCACGCTGGTGACGGCCCACGAAGCGGCGTATTTCAAAACGCCGCCTGATCTTTCCGCTTTTGAGGCGTACACGCCGGAAAACCTGGCGGCCACCCTGGTCCAGCTCGAAACCGAGATGCGTGCCGCGGCCAAGGCGCTTGAGTTTGAAAAAGCTGCGGCGCTGCGGGACAAGATCAAGTACCTCAAGTCAAAACAACTGCTCGCCGCCGAAAGTTAG
- a CDS encoding glutaredoxin domain-containing protein: MKVYSTKWCTDCMLAKQFLKQRGVTFEDILLETNPSAKSYIIERLGRAAKVPVIEIGDRIFSLNPFDPNRLASELSVDPSHNNPDETSG, from the coding sequence TTGAAAGTCTATTCAACCAAGTGGTGTACGGACTGCATGCTGGCCAAGCAGTTCCTCAAGCAGCGGGGGGTTACTTTTGAGGACATTCTGCTGGAGACCAATCCAAGCGCCAAATCCTACATCATCGAGCGCCTGGGACGTGCCGCCAAAGTGCCGGTGATTGAAATTGGCGACCGGATATTCTCACTCAACCCTTTCGACCCGAACCGGCTTGCCTCCGAGTTGTCTGTTGACCCCTCCCACAATAACCCTGACGAAACCAGCGGGTAG